A stretch of the Argentina anserina chromosome 6, drPotAnse1.1, whole genome shotgun sequence genome encodes the following:
- the LOC126798758 gene encoding putative inactive cadmium/zinc-transporting ATPase HMA3 isoform X1, with product MFSVQVFGTDEQEEELSKKSAATKLQKSYFDVLGICCSSEVALVENILKPLDGVKEVSVILPSKTVIVVHDNHLISQIQIDEALNRARLESSVKVHVEKYKKKWPSPYAIASGVLLLLSLLKYVYSPLQWLALGAVAAGIFPILMKCVSSIRNLKIDINILVIIAVIGTISMSDYVEAGTIVFLFTIAEWLESRSRHKANAVMSSLMSMAPQKAVLAATGDIVDVDMVGLNTILAVKAGEVIPIDGIVVEGEAEVDEKTLTGESYPVAKLKSSTVWAGTVNLNGYISIKTTALAEDCVVAEMAKLVEEAQNRKSKTQRFVDKFAKFYTPAVLVISISVAVIPAALQVPNWSEWFHLALVVLVSACPCALILSTPVVTFCTLTNAATSGLLIKGGDYLEILGKIKTVCFDKTGTITSGEFFVMDFQSLREDISLNTLLYWVASIERKSSHPMASALVDYGRLHSVEPKPENVEEFQSFPGQGIYGKIDGQEIHIGNRKIALRTASGTVPTIEEYGNGGKTVGYIYCGGTPAGIFTLSDTCRSGAAEAVRELKKIGIKTALLTGDSQTAASHTNEQLQQAFEVVHAELLPEEKARIVNEFKMEGYTAMVGDGINDAPALATADIGISMGISGSALAQETGNVILMSNDIRNLPKAIQLAKRANRKVIENVTLSMTPKLAVLALAFAGHPLVWAAVLADAGTCILVILNSMLLLQGSNNKQNGSKSEQPDVLNPVSNKQVLLPCTNQQCCSDSSHISTSTTEVCKPQKCCSDSNTAETCEPQNCCNSQRCGTQSLPGPSSSAGVPRNEEFVNSGVVCDSLCCKSSGSQVSSSLTVPLLHDCP from the exons ATGTTCAGTGTCCAGGTCTTTGGTACTGATGAGCAGGAGGAGGAATTAAGCAAGAAGTCAGCAGCCACAAAGTTGCAGAAGAGCTACTTCGACGTGTTGGGGATTTGCTGCTCATCTGAAGTTGCTCTCGTGGAGAATATTCTCAAGCCTCTTGATGGTGTTAAAGAGGTCTCAGTCATTCTCCCGTCTAAAACTGTCATTGTGGTACATGACAATCACCTCATTTCCCAGATTCAGATCG ATGAGGCTTTGAATCGAGCAAGGCTGGAATCAAGTGTCAAGGTGCATGTGGAGAAGTACAAGAAAAAATGGCCTAGTCCATATGCGATTGCTAGTGGTGTATTGTTACTCCTATCGCTTTTGAAGTATGTATACAGTCCCTTACAGTGGTTGGCTCTTGGAGCAGTAGCTGCTGGAATTTTTCCTATTTTGATGAAATGTGTGTCTTCAATTCGAAATCTGAAGATTGATATCAACATTCTCGTCATCATTGCGG TGATCGGAACAATATCTATGAGTGATTATGTGGAAGCTGGTACTATAGTCTTCCTGTTCACCATTGCAGAGTGGCTGGAGTCCAGATCACGTCATAAG GCAAATGCAGTGATGTCATCTTTGATGAGCATGGCCCCTCAAAAAGCTGTCCTAGCAGCAACGGGAGATATTGTGGATGTTGATATGGTTGGGTTGAATACAATTCTTGCCGTTAAGGCTGGTGAAGTTATACCAATTGATGGAATTGTTGTGGAAGGTGAAGCTGAAGTGGATGAGAAGACGCTAACTGGAGAGTCATATCCAGTTGCTAAGCTAAAGAGCTCCACTGTCTGGGCTGGCACTGTCAATCTCAATG GTTACATCAGTATCAAAACTACAGCCTTAGCTGAAGACTGTGTGGTTGCTGAGATGGCTAAACTTGTGGAAGAGGCCCAGAACAGAAAATCCAAAACTCAAAGATTTGTTGATAAATTTGCAAAGTTCTACACTCCAG CGGTCCTCGTCATATCCATTTCTGTTGCGGTGATTCCAGCTGCCTTACAAGTTCCTAATTGGAGCGAATGGTTTCACTTAGCTTTGGTAGTTTTAGTGAGTGCTTGTCCATGTGCTCTGATTCTCTCTACACCTGTTGTAACATTTTGCACACTTACGAATGCTGCAACATCTGGCCTATTAATCAAAGGGGGTGACTACCTAGAAATTCTTGGAAAAATCAAGACTGTGTGTTTTGACAAGACTGGTACAATAACAAGTGGAGAGTTTTTTGTCATGGATTTTCAATCTCTTCGCGAAGACATCAGCTTAAACACATTGCTTTACTG GGTTGCAAGCATTGAGAGAAAGTCAAGTCATCCGATGGCATCTGCACTTGTTGACTATGGAAGATTGCATTCAGTTGAGCCAAAGCCTGAAAATGTGGAGGAATTTCAAAGTTTTCCAGGCCAAGGCATTTATGGAAAAATTGATGGGCAAGAAATCCACATAGGAAACAGAAAAATTGCTTTGAGAACTGCTTCTGGAACAG TTCCAACCATTGAAGAGTATGGAAATGGTGGGAAGACGGTTGGATACATATACTGTGGAGGAACCCCTGCAGGAATCTTTACATTATCTGATACTTGTCGATCAGGGGCTGCAGAGGCTGTACGGGAGCTGAAGAAAATCGGCATTAAAACAGCTCTTCTAACAGGAGATAGTCAAACTGCAGCTAGCCATACAAATGAGCAG CTTCAGCAAGCTTTTGAAGTCGTCCATGCAGAACTTCTACCTGAGGAGAAGGCGAGAATTGTTAATGAATTTAAAATGGAAGGATATACAGCGATGGTTGGGGATGGTATCAATGATGCCCCTGCTTTAGCCACAGCTGATATTGGCATCTCAATGGGAATTTCAGGTTCAGCCCTTGCTCAAGAAACTGGGAATGTAATATTAATGTCTAATGACATTAGAAATCTGCCGAAAGCGATCCAGCTTGCCAAAAGAGCTAACAGGAAAGTGATTGAGAATGTCACTTTGTCAATGACTCCTAAGCTAGCTGTGCTAGCACTAGCCTTTGCTGGTCATCCGCTAGTTTGGGCTGCAGTTCTCGCTGATGCTGGGACATGCATACTTGTGATTCTCAACAGCATGCTACTTCTGCAAGGAAGTAATAACAAGCAGAATGGAAGCAAATCTGAACAACCTGATGTCCTTAATCCTGTCAGCAACAAGCAAGTCCTATTGCCTTGTACGAATCAGCAGTGTTGTTCGGACAGTAGTCACATCAGCACTAGCACTACAGAAGTGTGCAAACCACAGAAGTGCTGTTCTGACAGTAACACTGCAGAAACATGTGAACCACAAAATTGTTGCAATTCTCAGAGATGTGGAACACAATCCCTGCCTGGTCCTTCCAGTTCGGCAGGCGTGCCTAGGAATGAAGAGTTCGTGAACTCGGGTGTTGTCTGTGACTCCTTGTGCTGCAAAAGTAGTGGTTCCCAAGTTTCATCCTCTCTTACTGTTCCCTTGTTGCATGATTGCCCTTAA
- the LOC126801234 gene encoding beta-galactosidase 17, whose amino-acid sequence MNYNKSLLHHHNTSVSSSSNWSTMARKRTTRLTLFFFLLLSLIAFGVFVPVFALMPSLSQSQNDQQHHRTTKSNQDYVRKFEISEDRFWKDGEPFQIIGGDLHYFRVLPEYWEDRLLRAKALGLNTIQTYVPWNLHEPRAGTLNFEGIADLVSFLKLCQKLGFAVMLRPGPYICGEWDLGGFPAWLLAIKPALTLRSSDPAFLQLVERWWGSLLPKIAPLLYGNGGPIIMVQIENEYGSYGSDKAYLHHLVSVARKHLGDEAILYTTDGGSRETLEKGTIRGDAVFSAVDFTTGDNPWPIFELQKEFNSPGKSPPLSSEFYTGWLTHWGEKNAQTDADFTAASLKRILERNGSAVLYMAHGGTNFGFYNGANTGSDESDYKPDLTSYDYDAPIRESGDVSNAKFKALRKVIEQYSSESLPPVPSDIAKIAYGSIHVSKTGNLYEMIHDFDVVESKNPKTMESVGQMSGFLLYVTEYDAKDYNGGNIVSIPKVHDRAQVFMSCSSQDAHGKLINVGTIERWSNQPLTLPNTKCLSKISLYVLVENMGRLNYGPYIFDMKGILSSVYLDGRVLRGWKMYLLPLINLNENPKVNPIIHVTDSGFITMSTRKKLNPKSANTPNQPAFYAGKFSISKQDKIKDTFVSLSGWGKGIVTINNFNIGRYWPLKGPQCNIYVPAPILKHGENIVVIFELQAPNPELVVQFVDQPDFTCGPSKSNLHQL is encoded by the exons ATGAACTATAACAAGAGCCTTCTCCATCACCATAATACTTCAGTATCATCCAGCTCCAACTGGTCAACAATGGCCAGGAAGAGAACCACAAGACTCAccttgttcttcttccttctcctCTCCCTCATAGCCTTTGGGGTCTTTGTCCCTGTCTTTGCTCTCATGCCTTCTCTTTCCCAATCTCAAAATGACCAACAGCACCATCGGACAACCAAAAGT AATCAAGATTATGTCAGAAAgtttgaaatttcagaagacaGGTTCTGGAAAGATGGTGAGCCTTTCCAGATCATTGGGGGTGACTTGCATTATTTTCGGGTTCTTCCTGAG TACTGGGAAGATAGGCTGTTGAGAGCGAAGGCATTAGGattaaatactattcaaacttATGTTCCCTGGAACCTGCATGAACCAAGAGCTGGCACTTTGAACTTTGAGGGTATTGCAGATTTAGTATCATTTCTCAAACTCTGCCAGAAGCTTGGGTTTGCTGTTATGCTTCGACCTGGACCATATATATGTGGAG AGTGGGATTTGGGTGGTTTCCCTGCTTGGTTACTTGCCATCAAGCCAGCTCTCACACTAAGATCATCTGACCCAGCTTTCCTTCAATTG GTTGAAAGATGGTGGGGAAGCCTACTTCCAAAGATTGCTCCTCTTCTTTATGGCAATGGCGGTCCAATTATAATGGTTCAG ATTGAAAATGAATATGGTTCATATGGAAGTGATAAAGCATATCTTCATCACTTGGTCTCGGTGGCTAGAAAGCATCTTGGGGATGAGGCAATTTT GTATACTACGGATGGAGGTTCTAGGGAAACTCTGGAGAAAGGGACAATTCGTGGAGATGCTGTCTTTTCTG CTGTTGACTTCACTACTGGTGATAATCCATGGCCTATATTTGAGTTGCAAAAAGAGTTCAATTCCCCAGGAAAATCACCACCACTTTCTTC GGAGTTTTACACAGGTTGGCTTACACACTGGGGTGAAAAGAATGCACAAACTGATGCTGATTTTACAGCAGCTTCCTTGAAAAGAATTTTGGAAAGAAACGGGTCTGCAGTGCTTTAT ATGGCACATGGGGGAACAAACTTTGGCTTTTATAATGGAGCAAACACTGGTTCAGATGAGTCTGATTACAAGCCTGATCTCACTTCCTATGATTAT GATGCGCCAATTAGAGAATCAGGTGATGTGAGCAATGCAAAATTCAAAG CACTTAGGAAGGTTATAGAGCAATACAGTTCAGAATCTCTGCCTCCAGTTCCATCCGATATTGCAAAGATAGCCTATGGATCTATTCATGTTTCTAAAACCGGGAATTTATATGAAATGATACATGATTTTGATGTGGTCGAAtccaaaaacccaaaaacaatGGAGTCAGTAGGCCAG ATGTCTGGATTTTTGTTATACGTAACTGAATATGATGCAAAGGACTATAATGGTGGAAACATTGTATCGATTCCAAAG GTGCATGACAGAGCTCAAGTTTTCATGTCATGTTCTTCTCAAGATGCGCATGGGAAACTAATAAACGTTGGCACAATTGAAAGATGGTCGAATCAACCACTAACCCTTCCTAATACTAAATGCCTTTCCAAAATCAGCTTATATGTGTTG GTTGAAAATATGGGACGTTTAAATTATGGGCCATATATCTTTGATATGAAG GGTATTCTATCTTCTGTTTATCTAGATGGAAGAGTTCTCCGTGGATGGAaaatgtatttgttgcctctaATCAACCTGAACGAGAATCCTAAAGTCAATCCCATAATCCATGTTACAGATTCTGGATTCATCACAATGTCAACCCGTAAAAAATTAAATCCGAAGTCTG CAAATACTCCAAATCAACCAGCATTTTATGCTGGAAAGTTTTCTATCAGCaaacaagataaaataaaagatacgTTTGTATCATTGAGTGGTTGGGGTAAAGGAATCGTGACCATTAACAATTTCAACATAGGAAGATATTGGCCG CTAAAGGGACCTCAGTGCAACATCTATGTTCCTGCTCCTATCCTTAAGCATGGGGAGAACATTGTG GTGATTTTTGAGTTACAAGCACCAAACCCTGAGCTCGTGGTACAATTTGTCGATCAGCCAGACTTCACCTGTGGCCCAAGCAAATCCAATTTGCATCAGCTGTAG
- the LOC126798758 gene encoding putative inactive cadmium/zinc-transporting ATPase HMA3 isoform X2 has protein sequence MFSVQVFGTDEQEEELSKKSAATKLQKSYFDVLGICCSSEVALVENILKPLDGVKEVSVILPSKTVIVVHDNHLISQIQIDEALNRARLESSVKVHVEKYKKKWPSPYAIASGVLLLLSLLKYVYSPLQWLALGAVAAGIFPILMKCVSSIRNLKIDINILVIIAVIGTISMSDYVEAGTIVFLFTIAEWLESRSRHKANAVMSSLMSMAPQKAVLAATGDIVDVDMVGLNTILAVKAGEVIPIDGIVVEGEAEVDEKTLTGESYPVAKLKSSTVWAGTVNLNGYISIKTTALAEDCVVAEMAKLVEEAQNRKSKTQRFVDKFAKFYTPAVLVISISVAVIPAALQVPNWSEWFHLALVVLVSACPCALILSTPVVTFCTLTNAATSGLLIKGGDYLEILGKIKTVCFDKTGTITSGEFFVMDFQSLREDISLNTLLYCIERKSSHPMASALVDYGRLHSVEPKPENVEEFQSFPGQGIYGKIDGQEIHIGNRKIALRTASGTVPTIEEYGNGGKTVGYIYCGGTPAGIFTLSDTCRSGAAEAVRELKKIGIKTALLTGDSQTAASHTNEQLQQAFEVVHAELLPEEKARIVNEFKMEGYTAMVGDGINDAPALATADIGISMGISGSALAQETGNVILMSNDIRNLPKAIQLAKRANRKVIENVTLSMTPKLAVLALAFAGHPLVWAAVLADAGTCILVILNSMLLLQGSNNKQNGSKSEQPDVLNPVSNKQVLLPCTNQQCCSDSSHISTSTTEVCKPQKCCSDSNTAETCEPQNCCNSQRCGTQSLPGPSSSAGVPRNEEFVNSGVVCDSLCCKSSGSQVSSSLTVPLLHDCP, from the exons ATGTTCAGTGTCCAGGTCTTTGGTACTGATGAGCAGGAGGAGGAATTAAGCAAGAAGTCAGCAGCCACAAAGTTGCAGAAGAGCTACTTCGACGTGTTGGGGATTTGCTGCTCATCTGAAGTTGCTCTCGTGGAGAATATTCTCAAGCCTCTTGATGGTGTTAAAGAGGTCTCAGTCATTCTCCCGTCTAAAACTGTCATTGTGGTACATGACAATCACCTCATTTCCCAGATTCAGATCG ATGAGGCTTTGAATCGAGCAAGGCTGGAATCAAGTGTCAAGGTGCATGTGGAGAAGTACAAGAAAAAATGGCCTAGTCCATATGCGATTGCTAGTGGTGTATTGTTACTCCTATCGCTTTTGAAGTATGTATACAGTCCCTTACAGTGGTTGGCTCTTGGAGCAGTAGCTGCTGGAATTTTTCCTATTTTGATGAAATGTGTGTCTTCAATTCGAAATCTGAAGATTGATATCAACATTCTCGTCATCATTGCGG TGATCGGAACAATATCTATGAGTGATTATGTGGAAGCTGGTACTATAGTCTTCCTGTTCACCATTGCAGAGTGGCTGGAGTCCAGATCACGTCATAAG GCAAATGCAGTGATGTCATCTTTGATGAGCATGGCCCCTCAAAAAGCTGTCCTAGCAGCAACGGGAGATATTGTGGATGTTGATATGGTTGGGTTGAATACAATTCTTGCCGTTAAGGCTGGTGAAGTTATACCAATTGATGGAATTGTTGTGGAAGGTGAAGCTGAAGTGGATGAGAAGACGCTAACTGGAGAGTCATATCCAGTTGCTAAGCTAAAGAGCTCCACTGTCTGGGCTGGCACTGTCAATCTCAATG GTTACATCAGTATCAAAACTACAGCCTTAGCTGAAGACTGTGTGGTTGCTGAGATGGCTAAACTTGTGGAAGAGGCCCAGAACAGAAAATCCAAAACTCAAAGATTTGTTGATAAATTTGCAAAGTTCTACACTCCAG CGGTCCTCGTCATATCCATTTCTGTTGCGGTGATTCCAGCTGCCTTACAAGTTCCTAATTGGAGCGAATGGTTTCACTTAGCTTTGGTAGTTTTAGTGAGTGCTTGTCCATGTGCTCTGATTCTCTCTACACCTGTTGTAACATTTTGCACACTTACGAATGCTGCAACATCTGGCCTATTAATCAAAGGGGGTGACTACCTAGAAATTCTTGGAAAAATCAAGACTGTGTGTTTTGACAAGACTGGTACAATAACAAGTGGAGAGTTTTTTGTCATGGATTTTCAATCTCTTCGCGAAGACATCAGCTTAAACACATTGCTTTACTG CATTGAGAGAAAGTCAAGTCATCCGATGGCATCTGCACTTGTTGACTATGGAAGATTGCATTCAGTTGAGCCAAAGCCTGAAAATGTGGAGGAATTTCAAAGTTTTCCAGGCCAAGGCATTTATGGAAAAATTGATGGGCAAGAAATCCACATAGGAAACAGAAAAATTGCTTTGAGAACTGCTTCTGGAACAG TTCCAACCATTGAAGAGTATGGAAATGGTGGGAAGACGGTTGGATACATATACTGTGGAGGAACCCCTGCAGGAATCTTTACATTATCTGATACTTGTCGATCAGGGGCTGCAGAGGCTGTACGGGAGCTGAAGAAAATCGGCATTAAAACAGCTCTTCTAACAGGAGATAGTCAAACTGCAGCTAGCCATACAAATGAGCAG CTTCAGCAAGCTTTTGAAGTCGTCCATGCAGAACTTCTACCTGAGGAGAAGGCGAGAATTGTTAATGAATTTAAAATGGAAGGATATACAGCGATGGTTGGGGATGGTATCAATGATGCCCCTGCTTTAGCCACAGCTGATATTGGCATCTCAATGGGAATTTCAGGTTCAGCCCTTGCTCAAGAAACTGGGAATGTAATATTAATGTCTAATGACATTAGAAATCTGCCGAAAGCGATCCAGCTTGCCAAAAGAGCTAACAGGAAAGTGATTGAGAATGTCACTTTGTCAATGACTCCTAAGCTAGCTGTGCTAGCACTAGCCTTTGCTGGTCATCCGCTAGTTTGGGCTGCAGTTCTCGCTGATGCTGGGACATGCATACTTGTGATTCTCAACAGCATGCTACTTCTGCAAGGAAGTAATAACAAGCAGAATGGAAGCAAATCTGAACAACCTGATGTCCTTAATCCTGTCAGCAACAAGCAAGTCCTATTGCCTTGTACGAATCAGCAGTGTTGTTCGGACAGTAGTCACATCAGCACTAGCACTACAGAAGTGTGCAAACCACAGAAGTGCTGTTCTGACAGTAACACTGCAGAAACATGTGAACCACAAAATTGTTGCAATTCTCAGAGATGTGGAACACAATCCCTGCCTGGTCCTTCCAGTTCGGCAGGCGTGCCTAGGAATGAAGAGTTCGTGAACTCGGGTGTTGTCTGTGACTCCTTGTGCTGCAAAAGTAGTGGTTCCCAAGTTTCATCCTCTCTTACTGTTCCCTTGTTGCATGATTGCCCTTAA
- the LOC126801235 gene encoding uncharacterized protein LOC126801235: MAIKPTVALRAMLVGGIAAFAKVAGAMKAAGGVKLGLAAGAMSAAASAVLSSKQESKDDSKQPSK; the protein is encoded by the coding sequence ATGGCAATAAAGCCAACAGTTGCCTTGAGAGCTATGCTCGTGGGAGGAATAGCAGCATTTGCAAAAGTAGCCGGTGCAATGAAGGCGGCAGGTGGTGTAAAGCTTGGTTTAGCCGCAGGTGCCATGTCGGCAGCTGCAAGTGCTGTTTTGTCATCAAAGCAAGAATCTAAGGATGACTCGAAGCAGCCTTCAaaatga